From Lolium perenne isolate Kyuss_39 chromosome 5, Kyuss_2.0, whole genome shotgun sequence, a single genomic window includes:
- the LOC127304833 gene encoding non-specific lipid-transfer protein 1 has protein sequence MARSQVMLMAAVAVVVMLATAPRAAVAINCGQVDSAVGPCLPFARGGPGPSPQCCNGVRTLHNQARSTFDRQTACNCLKGIAARVRDLNLANAAAIPSRCGVSIPYTINPSIDCNRVR, from the exons ATGGCCCGCTCTCAGGTAATGCTCATGGCGGCCGTCGCCGTCGTTGTGATGCTCGCTACGGCCCCGCGCGCTGCCGTGGCCATCAACTGCGGCCAGGTGGACTCCGCGGTGGGGCCGTGCCTGCCCTTCGCCCGCGGCGGCCCAGGCCCGTCCCCGCAGTGCTGCAACGGCGTCAGGACCCTCCACAACCAGGCGCGCAGCACCTTCGACCGGCAAACCGCCTGCAACTGCCTCAAGGGCATCGCTGCCCGCGTCCGCGATCTGAACCTcgccaacgccgccgccatcCCCTCCAGGTGCGGCGTGAGCATCCCCTACACCATCAATCCCTCCATCGACTGCAACAG GGTGAGGTAA